One window of the Pseudomonas knackmussii B13 genome contains the following:
- a CDS encoding DMT family transporter, translating into MTPRSALFGLHIGALMFGLTGVFGKLILAGPLVIVFGRALFGVLALGAAFAGHMAAQPRPSAHQAAMLVGSGVLLCAHWLTFFLAVKVGNVAVATLGFASFPAFTVLLEGLLFRERIRRSEYQVVALVCLGLVLVTPNLDFSQGATAGLLWGIVSGLLFALLSLANRVSVRGLDPVFAAFAQNLTILFCLLPFAVGQLPQVRALDWLWLVLLGVLCTGVAHSLFVASLRLIKARTAAVIFALEPVYGIAFAAMLFGEQPSLRMLAGGALIIFATFLSARSAT; encoded by the coding sequence CTGACGCCCCGCTCGGCCCTGTTCGGCCTGCACATTGGCGCCCTGATGTTCGGCCTGACCGGCGTCTTCGGCAAACTCATCCTCGCCGGCCCGCTGGTGATCGTCTTCGGCCGCGCACTCTTCGGCGTACTGGCCCTGGGCGCAGCCTTCGCCGGGCACATGGCCGCGCAGCCGCGGCCAAGCGCGCACCAGGCGGCCATGCTCGTCGGCAGCGGCGTGTTGCTGTGCGCGCACTGGCTGACCTTCTTCCTCGCGGTGAAGGTCGGCAACGTCGCCGTGGCGACCCTCGGCTTCGCCAGCTTCCCCGCCTTCACCGTGCTGCTCGAAGGGCTGCTGTTCCGCGAGCGCATCCGCCGCAGCGAGTATCAGGTGGTCGCGCTGGTGTGCCTGGGCCTGGTGCTGGTGACGCCGAACCTGGACTTCAGCCAGGGCGCCACCGCCGGGTTGCTCTGGGGGATCGTCTCGGGTCTGCTGTTCGCCCTGCTGTCGCTGGCCAACCGCGTCAGCGTGCGTGGGCTCGACCCGGTCTTCGCGGCCTTCGCGCAGAACCTGACGATCCTCTTCTGCCTGCTACCGTTCGCCGTCGGCCAACTGCCGCAGGTGCGCGCCCTCGACTGGCTGTGGCTGGTCCTGCTCGGCGTGCTCTGCACGGGGGTGGCGCACAGCCTGTTCGTCGCCAGCCTGCGGCTGATCAAGGCGCGCACGGCGGCAGTGATCTTCGCCCTGGAGCCGGTCTATGGCATCGCCTTCGCCGCCATGCTGTTCGGCGAGCAGCCGAGCCTGCGCATGCTCGCGGGCGGCGCGCTGATCATCTTCGCCACCTTCCTCAGCGCGCGCAGCGCGACCTAG
- the rfaD gene encoding ADP-glyceromanno-heptose 6-epimerase, which yields MSIIVTGAAGFIGSNLVKALNLRGETDIIAVDDLTEGDKFRNLADCEITDYLDKRDFVTRYARGGFGVVRALFHQGACSSTMESDGRYMMDNNYRYSCDLLQASLTLGIPFLYASSAAVYGGGRDFREMRDHEKPLNVYGYSKFLFDQRVRRVLPQVRTQVVGLRYFNVYGPREQHKGRMASVAYHCFRQFRERGKVQLFGEYGDYPAGGHLRDFVSVEDVARVNLHFLDNPHHSGIFNLGSGRAQPFNDVALAVINSLRAQQDQQPLSLEQAIGQGLLEYVEFPDSLRGKYQCYTCADISFLRETGFRGPMLNVEEGVDRYCRWLLQEEA from the coding sequence ATGAGCATCATCGTCACCGGCGCCGCCGGCTTCATTGGCAGCAACCTGGTCAAGGCGCTCAACCTGCGTGGTGAGACCGACATCATCGCGGTGGATGACCTGACCGAGGGCGACAAATTCCGCAACCTCGCGGACTGCGAGATCACCGATTACCTGGACAAGCGCGACTTCGTCACGCGCTACGCCAGGGGCGGTTTCGGCGTGGTCCGCGCGCTGTTCCACCAGGGCGCCTGCTCCAGCACCATGGAGAGCGACGGGCGCTACATGATGGACAACAACTACCGCTACAGCTGCGACCTGCTGCAGGCCAGCCTGACGCTGGGCATCCCGTTCCTGTATGCCTCATCGGCTGCGGTCTATGGTGGTGGGCGCGACTTCCGCGAAATGCGCGATCACGAGAAGCCGCTGAACGTCTACGGCTACTCCAAGTTCCTCTTCGACCAGCGCGTACGCCGCGTGCTGCCGCAGGTGCGCACCCAGGTGGTCGGCCTGCGCTACTTCAACGTCTACGGCCCGCGCGAGCAGCACAAGGGGCGCATGGCCTCGGTGGCCTATCACTGCTTCCGGCAGTTCCGCGAGCGGGGCAAGGTGCAGCTTTTCGGCGAGTACGGCGACTATCCGGCCGGCGGCCATCTGCGCGACTTCGTGTCGGTGGAGGATGTCGCCCGGGTCAACCTGCACTTCCTCGACAACCCGCACCACAGTGGCATCTTCAACCTCGGCAGTGGCCGGGCGCAGCCGTTCAACGACGTGGCGCTGGCGGTCATCAACAGCCTGCGTGCACAGCAGGACCAACAGCCGCTGAGCCTCGAACAGGCCATCGGCCAGGGCCTGCTCGAATACGTCGAGTTTCCCGACAGCCTGCGCGGCAAGTACCAGTGCTACACCTGCGCGGACATCTCCTTCCTGCGCGAAACGGGCTTCCGCGGACCGATGCTGAACGTGGAAGAGGGCGTCGATCGCTATTGCCGCTGGCTGCTTCAAGAGGAGGCCTGA
- a CDS encoding SelT/SelW/SelH family protein, with amino-acid sequence MSQPKAEVVITYCTQCQWLLRAAWLAQELLSTFADDLGRVSLEPGTGGVFRITCDGEQIWERKADGGFPEAKVLKQRVRDRIDPQRDLGHNDRS; translated from the coding sequence ATGAGCCAGCCCAAAGCCGAAGTCGTCATCACCTATTGCACCCAGTGCCAGTGGCTGCTGCGTGCCGCCTGGCTGGCCCAGGAGCTGCTCAGCACCTTCGCCGACGACCTCGGCCGGGTATCCCTGGAGCCGGGCACCGGCGGGGTGTTCCGCATCACCTGCGACGGCGAGCAGATCTGGGAGCGCAAGGCCGACGGCGGTTTCCCCGAGGCCAAGGTGCTCAAGCAGCGGGTGCGCGACCGCATCGATCCGCAGCGCGATCTCGGCCATAACGACCGCTCATGA
- a CDS encoding FimV/HubP family polar landmark protein — MARINRLPLAMAVLSAVMASQAQALGLGDITLRSALNQPLDAEIALLQVGDLTSEELVAHLANAATFERLGVDRPTFLQSLRFTPVIRGGRSYIHVVSTQAVREPYLNFLVEVERPNGSLMREYTLLLDPPGYSETRSYSSYADTRPERADSYASSTRPVSHDAAPRKASKPAVAATPGDGRYTTVSGDSLWSISGRLAGQGVSRHTYMAQLQQLNPQAFVGGNPHRLRIGQTLVLPAGLTPASTTAGAAGTPPAASAAPVAPSAPAAPAIAAATQQQVDQAQSQLADMSAERDKLNQRMDDLQKQLNTLQQTLESRDQQVQSLEAQLAQRQAAAAAAQPAPAPAPVVAKPAPAAAAPAPSAAPDEGLVRYWPWAAALGAALLLGVLYGRRRKPEATEPPRVQAAAASLPPQQPVRPAPVVKPVSVPVAAPVAPVTSDASLAKLPTASSDSLEGANIYIAYGRFGQARDMLLKAIVAEPERRELRMKLLLVLAELGEVGAFHEQEKALVAMGGDQKQIDQLKTRYPAMLEREESVAISDSLGDWEGLELDEIVAEPVQEEQPMLGDNELNLGDLPMDLDWSALDPFETPKTASTKAKAAAEPVLEDFRSNLRELPEVTEFDLDGEHAGAFGLPSRPVVSGEQDKLLASLDEARACIDRGDLEQAYRILKRVLEDGDSHQREEARELLARIA, encoded by the coding sequence ATGGCTCGAATCAACCGCTTGCCGCTGGCAATGGCCGTGCTCTCGGCCGTCATGGCTTCACAGGCGCAGGCGCTGGGACTGGGTGACATCACCCTGCGTTCCGCGCTGAACCAGCCCCTGGATGCCGAGATCGCATTGCTTCAGGTCGGCGACCTGACCTCCGAGGAGCTCGTCGCCCACCTGGCGAACGCCGCCACCTTCGAGCGACTCGGCGTCGACCGCCCGACCTTCCTGCAGAGCCTGCGTTTCACCCCGGTGATCCGTGGCGGCCGCAGCTACATCCATGTGGTTTCCACCCAGGCGGTGCGCGAGCCCTATCTGAATTTCCTCGTCGAGGTTGAGCGCCCTAACGGCAGCCTGATGCGCGAGTACACGCTGCTGCTCGATCCGCCGGGCTACAGCGAAACGCGCAGCTACAGCAGCTATGCGGACACCCGCCCCGAGCGCGCCGACAGCTACGCGTCCAGCACCCGCCCGGTTTCGCATGACGCCGCGCCGCGCAAGGCCAGCAAGCCTGCGGTCGCGGCCACTCCCGGCGATGGCCGTTACACCACGGTCAGCGGCGATTCGCTGTGGAGCATCTCCGGCCGCCTGGCGGGGCAAGGCGTGTCCCGTCACACCTACATGGCGCAGTTGCAGCAGTTGAATCCGCAGGCCTTCGTCGGTGGCAATCCCCATCGCCTGCGGATCGGCCAGACACTGGTGCTGCCCGCCGGCTTGACACCCGCCAGCACGACCGCGGGCGCTGCCGGAACGCCGCCAGCCGCCAGCGCAGCCCCGGTCGCACCGAGTGCCCCTGCAGCGCCGGCCATTGCTGCAGCGACTCAGCAACAGGTCGACCAGGCCCAGAGCCAGTTGGCCGACATGAGTGCCGAGCGCGACAAGCTCAACCAGCGCATGGATGACTTGCAGAAGCAGCTAAATACCCTGCAGCAGACCCTGGAAAGCCGCGACCAGCAGGTGCAATCCCTGGAAGCGCAGCTGGCTCAACGTCAGGCGGCGGCAGCGGCGGCGCAGCCGGCACCAGCACCAGCGCCGGTCGTTGCCAAACCGGCTCCTGCCGCAGCTGCTCCGGCACCCAGCGCTGCGCCGGATGAAGGCCTGGTTCGCTACTGGCCCTGGGCAGCCGCTCTCGGCGCCGCATTGCTGCTGGGCGTCCTCTACGGTCGCCGGCGCAAGCCGGAAGCCACCGAGCCGCCGCGGGTACAGGCCGCCGCCGCCAGCCTGCCGCCGCAACAACCGGTGCGGCCGGCGCCGGTGGTCAAGCCGGTCAGCGTTCCGGTCGCCGCCCCCGTCGCACCTGTCACCAGCGACGCTTCGCTGGCCAAGCTGCCGACGGCCAGCAGCGACAGCCTGGAAGGCGCGAACATCTACATCGCCTACGGCCGCTTCGGCCAGGCCCGCGACATGCTGCTCAAGGCCATCGTCGCCGAACCCGAGCGCCGCGAGCTGCGCATGAAGCTGCTGCTGGTCCTGGCCGAACTCGGCGAGGTCGGCGCCTTCCATGAGCAGGAGAAGGCCCTGGTGGCCATGGGCGGCGATCAGAAGCAGATCGATCAGCTGAAGACGCGCTACCCGGCCATGCTGGAGCGCGAGGAGAGCGTGGCGATCAGCGACAGCCTCGGCGACTGGGAAGGGCTGGAGCTGGACGAAATCGTCGCCGAGCCGGTCCAGGAAGAGCAGCCGATGCTCGGCGACAACGAGCTGAACCTCGGCGATCTGCCGATGGACCTCGACTGGAGTGCCCTGGACCCCTTCGAGACGCCGAAAACCGCATCGACCAAAGCCAAGGCGGCAGCCGAGCCGGTGCTGGAAGACTTCCGCAGCAACCTGCGCGAGCTGCCGGAGGTCACCGAGTTCGATCTCGACGGCGAGCACGCCGGCGCCTTCGGCCTGCCGTCACGCCCGGTCGTCAGCGGCGAGCAGGACAAGCTGCTGGCCAGCCTCGACGAGGCGCGGGCCTGCATCGATCGCGGCGACCTGGAGCAGGCCTACCGCATCCTCAAGCGCGTGCTCGAGGACGGCGACTCTCACCAACGCGAAGAAGCGCGCGAGCTGTTGGCGCGCATCGCCTGA
- the slyA gene encoding transcriptional regulator SlyA yields the protein MSDKDKHYFGTQLAQASRAWRAELDRRLSHLGLSQARWLVLLHLARNSGIPTQRELAQSVGVEGPTLARLLDGLEAQGLVRRQAVAEDRRAKRICLTPKADVLIADIESIAASVRNDVLAGIDEEDIAVCQKILSKILCNLEKN from the coding sequence ATGTCCGATAAAGATAAGCACTACTTCGGTACCCAGTTGGCTCAAGCGTCCCGTGCCTGGCGCGCCGAGCTCGACCGTCGCCTCAGTCACCTGGGCCTTTCCCAGGCGCGCTGGCTGGTGCTGCTGCACCTGGCCCGCAACTCCGGTATTCCCACCCAGCGCGAACTGGCGCAGTCGGTCGGCGTCGAAGGCCCGACCCTGGCGCGCCTGCTCGATGGCCTCGAAGCCCAGGGCCTGGTGCGCCGCCAGGCGGTGGCGGAGGATCGCCGGGCAAAGCGCATCTGCCTGACGCCCAAGGCCGATGTGCTTATCGCCGATATCGAAAGCATCGCCGCCAGCGTGCGCAACGACGTGCTGGCTGGGATCGACGAAGAGGACATTGCGGTCTGTCAGAAGATCCTCTCGAAGATCCTCTGCAACCTGGAAAAGAATTGA
- a CDS encoding DUF2804 domain-containing protein, with the protein MQQLIQANGQPHYGILEQTPQHINYRDFDYRSPMGRKLGALSKWRNFHQFQYFGLISPTLIGGCALAELSLVAIGFVYLYHPLSGRMIERQFKCPLGLGTNFSQTPDEGVCELRQGRNLLRLENVGNPLEKRLLVELDDGTRIDARFNEQDPVFNPMSLCTPTAVNGWVYARKVAGVRCSGEVRSALGDFDLRAIDAFAHHDWSAGYMRRETFWNWACLSGEAQGRRVGLNLSCGVNETSFTENCFWLDGELLKVDSVRFEFDRDRDMSPWAIRSFDGQVDLRFEAHGLHRERLNLGILASNFRQIFGRFSGELRPFGQPVLPIDNLWGFVEDQYAKW; encoded by the coding sequence ATGCAGCAACTGATCCAGGCCAACGGCCAGCCGCACTACGGCATCCTTGAGCAGACCCCGCAGCACATCAATTACCGCGATTTCGACTACCGCTCGCCGATGGGCCGCAAGCTCGGTGCGCTGAGCAAGTGGCGCAACTTCCACCAGTTCCAGTACTTCGGCCTGATCAGCCCGACGCTGATCGGCGGCTGCGCGCTCGCCGAGCTGAGCCTGGTGGCCATCGGTTTCGTCTACCTCTACCACCCGCTGAGCGGGCGCATGATCGAGCGCCAGTTCAAGTGTCCGCTGGGGCTGGGGACGAACTTCTCGCAGACGCCGGACGAAGGCGTATGCGAACTGCGCCAGGGGCGCAATCTGTTGCGGTTGGAGAATGTCGGCAACCCGCTGGAGAAACGCCTGCTGGTGGAGCTGGACGACGGCACGCGGATAGACGCGCGCTTCAACGAGCAGGACCCGGTATTCAACCCCATGAGCTTGTGCACGCCGACCGCGGTGAACGGCTGGGTCTATGCGCGCAAGGTTGCCGGGGTGCGCTGCAGCGGCGAGGTGCGCAGCGCGCTGGGCGACTTCGATCTGCGAGCCATCGACGCATTCGCCCACCACGACTGGTCGGCCGGCTACATGCGCCGCGAGACCTTCTGGAACTGGGCCTGCCTGTCCGGCGAGGCGCAGGGGAGGCGGGTGGGGCTGAACCTCTCGTGCGGGGTGAACGAGACGAGCTTCACCGAGAACTGCTTCTGGCTCGACGGCGAACTGCTGAAGGTCGATAGCGTGCGCTTCGAATTCGACCGTGACCGCGACATGTCGCCCTGGGCCATCCGCTCCTTCGACGGCCAGGTCGACTTGCGTTTCGAGGCCCACGGCCTGCACCGTGAGCGCCTGAATCTTGGCATTCTTGCCAGCAATTTCCGGCAGATATTCGGACGCTTCAGCGGCGAGCTGCGACCGTTCGGACAGCCTGTGCTGCCGATCGACAATCTATGGGGGTTTGTCGAGGACCAGTACGCCAAATGGTGA
- a CDS encoding GGDEF domain-containing protein, with product MQLHAWLDDVRSNPYAEQLSRGFRRLRFASALESEYRSYLLEDNFELKCSALGFAMFAWLALAAVDFLLIPGAEHWTMLAVRGVVLVLLIVCGGLILHRRFVRLMVPLSIACILAVGIGAAAVVGIAHRVDPGYPYEGLLVVSMAAYFLVGLRFSEALGSATLILLAYLGCELYAGLPPTKLLNNLVFLLLGNLVGAVGCYLLEYKSREHFLVSRLMRVMAEHDPLTGLRNRRSFDRQLERLWRQSQRDETPMALLLCDVDHFKAYNDRYGHQAGDQALQRIAGALQDSARRPLDMAVRLGGEEFAVLLYGADGDEARQRAEVLRQAVQGLGIPHEGSSTAAEVTLSIGISCLVPGTSVGLQAIYAHADRALYEAKAFGRNQVVA from the coding sequence ATGCAACTGCATGCCTGGCTCGACGACGTTCGCTCCAATCCTTATGCCGAACAGCTCTCCCGGGGCTTTCGCCGCCTGCGCTTCGCCTCCGCCCTGGAGAGCGAGTACCGCAGCTATTTGCTGGAAGACAATTTCGAACTCAAGTGCAGCGCACTGGGGTTCGCCATGTTCGCCTGGCTGGCGCTGGCCGCCGTCGACTTCCTGCTGATTCCCGGTGCCGAACACTGGACCATGCTGGCCGTGCGCGGCGTGGTGCTTGTGCTGCTGATCGTCTGCGGCGGGCTCATCCTGCACCGGCGTTTCGTCCGCCTGATGGTGCCGCTGAGCATCGCCTGCATCCTCGCGGTGGGGATAGGGGCGGCCGCGGTGGTCGGCATCGCCCATCGGGTCGACCCCGGCTATCCCTATGAGGGACTGCTGGTGGTCAGCATGGCCGCCTACTTCCTGGTCGGGCTGCGCTTCTCCGAGGCGCTGGGCTCGGCCACGCTGATCCTGCTCGCTTACCTGGGCTGCGAGCTGTACGCCGGCCTGCCACCGACCAAGCTGCTCAACAACCTGGTGTTCCTGCTGCTCGGCAACCTGGTCGGCGCAGTGGGTTGCTACCTGCTGGAGTACAAGTCCCGCGAGCATTTCCTGGTCAGCCGCCTGATGCGGGTGATGGCCGAGCACGACCCGCTCACCGGCCTGCGCAACCGGCGCAGCTTCGATCGCCAGCTTGAACGCCTGTGGCGCCAGTCGCAGCGCGACGAGACGCCGATGGCGCTGCTGCTGTGCGACGTCGACCACTTCAAGGCATACAACGACCGCTATGGCCACCAGGCCGGTGACCAGGCGCTGCAGCGCATCGCCGGGGCCCTGCAGGACAGCGCCCGGCGGCCGCTGGACATGGCCGTTCGCCTGGGGGGAGAGGAGTTCGCCGTGCTGCTCTATGGTGCCGACGGCGACGAGGCGCGGCAGCGCGCCGAGGTGCTGCGCCAGGCGGTGCAGGGCCTGGGCATTCCCCACGAGGGTTCGAGCACGGCGGCGGAGGTGACCCTGTCCATCGGCATCTCCTGCCTGGTGCCCGGTACTTCGGTGGGCCTGCAGGCGATCTACGCGCATGCCGACCGCGCGCTCTACGAGGCCAAGGCGTTCGGCCGCAACCAGGTGGTGGCCTGA
- the recQ gene encoding DNA helicase RecQ, protein MLDQAQRILKDVFGYDAFRGNQARIIERVAGGGDALVLMPTGGGKSLCFQVPALLREGLTVVVSPLIALMEDQVATLDELGVPVAALNSSLSPEAQRDIAARLERGEIKLLYLAPERLVQPRMLAFLQRLNIGLFAIDEAHCVSQWGHDFRPEYLQLGQLAELFPDVPRIALTATADMRTREEMIQRLHLQNAEQFLSSFDRPNIFYRIVPKEQPRKQLLGFLSERRGDAGIVYCLSRKKVEEVAEFLSGQGFPALPYHAGLSNELRAFHQKRFLNEEGLIMVATIAFGMGIDKPNVRFVAHLDLPKSLEAYYQETGRAGRDGLPADAWMAYGLQDVLLLRQMMQNSEGDERHKRIERHKLEAMLALCEETRCRRQALLAYFDEQMANPCGHCDNCVDGVETWDATEPARQALSAIYRSGQRYGVGHLVDILLGKDTEKVRSLGHQHLAVFGIGKARAEDEWRTLFRQLVARGFADVDLEGFGSLRLTEACRPLLRGEETLALRRDPKPQRSKSSSSGGASPASQLVRAEERQMWEALRTLRRKLAEEHAVPPYVIFPDATLLEMLRSQPRSLSDMAQVSGVGARKLERYGQAFLDVLTDSPAAPATPPADLRHELVSLARAGMTPAQIARQLDCTEKNVYSLLAEAITAQQLSLEEALDLPEALLADVQDAFLEEDGELPPVAAIAERFAGRVPQGVLYCVRAALQAELEA, encoded by the coding sequence ATGCTCGACCAGGCACAGCGCATTCTCAAAGACGTATTCGGCTACGACGCCTTCCGCGGCAACCAGGCGCGCATCATCGAGCGCGTGGCCGGCGGTGGCGATGCGCTGGTGCTGATGCCCACCGGCGGCGGCAAGTCGCTGTGCTTCCAGGTCCCGGCGCTGCTGCGCGAGGGCCTGACGGTGGTGGTTTCGCCGCTGATCGCGCTGATGGAAGACCAGGTCGCCACCCTCGACGAGCTGGGCGTGCCGGTGGCGGCGCTGAACTCCTCGCTCAGCCCCGAGGCGCAGCGCGACATCGCCGCGCGCCTGGAACGTGGCGAGATCAAGCTGCTGTACCTTGCGCCCGAACGCCTGGTGCAGCCGCGCATGCTGGCCTTCCTGCAGCGCCTTAACATCGGCCTGTTCGCCATCGACGAAGCGCATTGCGTGTCGCAGTGGGGCCACGACTTCCGTCCCGAATACCTGCAACTGGGCCAGCTCGCCGAGCTGTTCCCGGACGTGCCGCGCATCGCCCTGACCGCCACGGCGGACATGCGCACCCGCGAGGAGATGATCCAGCGCCTGCACCTGCAGAACGCCGAACAGTTCCTCTCCAGCTTCGACCGGCCGAACATCTTCTACCGCATCGTGCCCAAGGAGCAGCCGCGCAAGCAGTTGCTGGGCTTCCTCAGCGAACGCCGTGGCGACGCCGGCATCGTCTACTGCCTGTCGCGCAAGAAGGTCGAGGAGGTCGCCGAGTTCCTCTCCGGCCAGGGCTTCCCGGCGCTGCCGTACCACGCCGGGCTGTCCAACGAGCTGCGCGCGTTCCACCAGAAACGCTTCCTCAACGAAGAGGGGCTGATCATGGTGGCGACCATCGCCTTCGGCATGGGCATCGACAAGCCGAACGTTCGCTTCGTCGCCCATCTCGACCTGCCCAAGAGCCTGGAGGCGTACTACCAGGAAACCGGCCGCGCCGGCCGTGACGGCCTGCCGGCGGATGCCTGGATGGCCTACGGCCTGCAGGACGTGCTGTTGCTGCGGCAGATGATGCAGAACTCCGAGGGCGACGAACGCCACAAGCGTATCGAGCGGCACAAGCTCGAAGCCATGCTGGCGCTCTGCGAGGAAACGCGCTGCCGGCGCCAGGCGCTTCTGGCCTATTTCGACGAGCAGATGGCCAACCCCTGCGGGCACTGCGACAACTGCGTCGACGGCGTCGAGACCTGGGATGCCACCGAGCCTGCCCGCCAGGCGCTGTCGGCCATCTACCGCAGCGGCCAGCGCTACGGCGTCGGCCACCTGGTGGACATCCTGCTCGGCAAGGATACCGAGAAGGTGCGCAGCCTCGGCCACCAGCACCTGGCGGTGTTCGGCATCGGCAAGGCGCGCGCCGAAGACGAATGGCGGACCCTGTTCCGCCAGTTGGTCGCCCGTGGATTCGCCGACGTGGACCTGGAAGGCTTCGGCAGCCTGCGCCTGACCGAGGCTTGCCGCCCGCTGCTGCGCGGCGAGGAGACGCTGGCCCTGCGCCGCGATCCGAAGCCGCAACGGAGCAAGTCTTCGTCCTCCGGCGGCGCCAGCCCGGCCAGCCAGCTCGTGCGGGCCGAGGAACGCCAGATGTGGGAGGCCCTGCGCACCCTGCGACGCAAGCTCGCCGAGGAGCATGCGGTGCCGCCGTACGTCATCTTCCCCGATGCCACCCTGCTGGAAATGCTGCGCAGCCAGCCGCGCTCGTTGTCGGACATGGCCCAGGTCAGCGGCGTCGGCGCGCGCAAGCTGGAGCGCTACGGCCAGGCCTTCCTCGACGTGCTCACCGATTCCCCGGCGGCGCCCGCCACGCCGCCGGCGGACCTGCGCCACGAGCTGGTCAGCCTGGCCCGCGCCGGCATGACTCCGGCGCAGATCGCCCGCCAGCTGGATTGCACCGAGAAAAATGTCTACAGCCTGCTGGCCGAGGCCATCACCGCCCAGCAGCTGAGCCTGGAGGAAGCCCTCGACCTGCCTGAGGCGCTGCTGGCCGACGTGCAGGACGCTTTCCTCGAGGAAGACGGCGAGCTGCCGCCGGTGGCTGCGATCGCCGAGCGTTTCGCCGGTCGTGTGCCCCAGGGCGTGCTGTACTGCGTCCGCGCTGCGCTGCAGGCCGAGCTGGAAGCCTGA